In a single window of the Streptomyces sp. NBC_00285 genome:
- a CDS encoding DUF6907 domain-containing protein, with amino-acid sequence MSYENLPAFGPTEVFGDGDDIAPDVVVRVAYALSRVQLMTALSIGFTEIAPDRDAEDLTVEEVRGEVEGWLHGAAVIELDRYVRQGQLTAYPPEAQPVMDALAAALDRAYPPRRPEPVRRAPRYGDGTVTLDTVDHGEVTVPEPAWCIGHSWQPNPHRADITHNSTRVKAAATTDGAGRVHLLHAAISHAPHLEIRPHPVVSVDLGCTDDFAAEDIPQLAEGLRSAARVLENVAAEAIRLRGES; translated from the coding sequence GTGAGCTACGAGAACCTTCCCGCGTTCGGTCCGACCGAGGTGTTCGGCGACGGGGACGACATCGCCCCGGACGTGGTTGTGCGTGTGGCCTACGCCCTGTCCCGTGTGCAGCTGATGACGGCTCTGTCGATCGGCTTCACGGAGATCGCCCCGGACCGCGACGCCGAGGACCTGACGGTCGAGGAGGTGCGGGGCGAGGTCGAGGGATGGCTGCACGGCGCGGCCGTCATCGAGCTCGACCGGTACGTGAGGCAGGGGCAGCTGACCGCCTATCCGCCTGAGGCGCAGCCCGTCATGGACGCACTCGCCGCCGCCCTCGACCGTGCGTATCCGCCCCGCAGGCCTGAGCCGGTACGGCGGGCGCCCCGCTACGGCGACGGCACGGTCACCCTCGACACCGTCGACCACGGCGAGGTCACCGTCCCGGAGCCGGCCTGGTGCATCGGCCACTCGTGGCAGCCCAACCCGCACCGGGCGGACATCACCCACAACTCGACGAGGGTGAAGGCTGCGGCGACGACGGACGGCGCCGGCCGCGTGCACCTGCTGCACGCGGCCATCAGCCACGCCCCGCACCTGGAGATCCGGCCGCACCCGGTCGTGTCCGTGGACCTGGGCTGCACGGACGACTTCGCCGCCGAGGACATTCCTCAGCTCGCCGAGGGGCTGCGGTCGGCGGCCCGGGTTCTCGAGAACGTCGCCGCAGAGGCGATCCGCCTGCGGGGTGAGTCGTGA
- a CDS encoding RNA polymerase sigma factor, giving the protein MSAATHQGIAEQFEALHRQHFHELAGWLKRRLPLTLVSQSEDFAQEAFIALWEHLNKGRPVDKAFGLLMTMAQRKVWTHQALFAHQHSFVTDLNDPASVALDGLNEHRYAAGDPMLAMVAEELETAHERMTEASDRWRKLHTKVASMRPRGGATSDPARAARNEVRKAEAKQQRDEALMELQEACRVVGQLRAELERVGGGSWRSCSGWPPARYSGGVRVEGVASDPTAKHCSAGHPLDDLELVGFLADGTRVCRACQNSKSSKRQRVGAAS; this is encoded by the coding sequence ATGAGCGCCGCCACCCACCAGGGCATCGCCGAGCAGTTCGAGGCCCTCCACCGCCAGCACTTCCACGAGCTCGCCGGCTGGCTCAAGCGGCGTCTCCCCCTGACGCTCGTCAGCCAGAGCGAGGACTTCGCGCAGGAAGCGTTCATCGCGCTGTGGGAGCACCTGAACAAGGGGCGCCCAGTAGACAAGGCGTTCGGTCTGCTGATGACGATGGCGCAGCGGAAAGTCTGGACGCATCAGGCCCTGTTCGCGCACCAGCATTCGTTCGTCACCGACCTGAACGACCCGGCATCCGTCGCCCTCGACGGGCTCAACGAGCACCGCTACGCGGCTGGCGATCCCATGCTGGCGATGGTTGCTGAAGAGCTGGAGACGGCTCACGAACGGATGACGGAAGCCTCCGACCGGTGGCGGAAGCTGCACACCAAGGTCGCCTCAATGAGGCCCCGCGGGGGCGCCACATCCGATCCGGCGCGAGCGGCGCGGAACGAGGTCCGCAAGGCCGAAGCCAAGCAGCAACGCGACGAAGCCCTAATGGAGTTGCAAGAGGCCTGCCGGGTGGTCGGCCAGCTCCGCGCCGAGCTGGAGCGCGTCGGAGGTGGCAGCTGGCGGTCGTGCAGCGGCTGGCCGCCGGCCCGCTACTCAGGCGGCGTTCGCGTCGAAGGGGTTGCGTCCGACCCGACCGCCAAGCACTGCTCGGCAGGGCACCCGCTCGACGACCTTGAGCTTGTGGGCTTCCTCGCCGACGGCACCCGCGTCTGCCGGGCCTGCCAGAACAGCAAGAGCAGCAAGCGTCAGAGGGTTGGGGCGGCGTCATGA
- a CDS encoding HNH endonuclease, with the protein MSAARVRLTPELRTALHCELRSRHGSRCFYCHRHFRHRPMRRKTLDHFIPHHIWPGWDVDNLVLACERCNLAKADNLPWPLVWLLLAVYRPENWELTA; encoded by the coding sequence ATGAGCGCCGCTCGTGTGCGCCTCACCCCGGAACTCCGGACCGCCCTGCACTGCGAGCTGAGGTCCCGCCACGGGTCCCGCTGCTTCTACTGCCACCGCCACTTCCGGCACCGGCCGATGCGCCGCAAGACCCTCGACCACTTCATCCCGCACCACATCTGGCCCGGATGGGACGTCGACAACCTGGTGCTCGCCTGCGAGCGCTGCAACCTCGCCAAGGCCGACAACCTGCCGTGGCCCCTCGTCTGGCTGCTGCTGGCCGTCTACCGGCCCGAGAACTGGGAGCTGACCGCATGA
- a CDS encoding DUF6907 domain-containing protein, translated as MATKTAGRSTNVPQAKTCPEWCVIDHGDDPIDDIFHRSAYMQVGIPDDQVHLSSRDLKLTASLCLPEMPEPGDEDGMLVLDQGDLFGPYAELNVEECDQFIRDLKAFTARVEQARDWMAARKGARS; from the coding sequence ATGGCCACAAAGACCGCAGGTCGTTCCACAAATGTTCCCCAGGCGAAGACGTGCCCGGAGTGGTGCGTCATCGACCACGGCGACGACCCGATCGACGACATCTTTCACCGCTCCGCCTACATGCAGGTCGGCATCCCGGACGACCAGGTGCACCTGTCGTCCCGTGACCTGAAGCTCACCGCGAGCCTGTGCCTGCCCGAGATGCCCGAGCCGGGCGACGAGGACGGGATGCTCGTCCTCGACCAGGGCGACCTGTTCGGCCCCTACGCGGAGTTGAACGTCGAGGAGTGCGACCAGTTCATCCGAGACCTGAAGGCCTTCACCGCGCGCGTCGAGCAGGCCCGCGACTGGATGGCCGCACGGAAGGGAGCGCGGTCGTGA